GCATTTTCAGAAGCTGAAATTTTTCAGTTTCTTTGGTCATTTTGATATTTTCCAAAATCACTGCCTGTGCTGCGCGATCTTTCTCAATCAACACCGCCTCATCCATGCCTCGCGAAATCGCTTCGATGGCGAGGCCGCCTGATCCCGCAAACAAGTCTAACACCCGTCCACCTTCAAAATAAGGCCCAATCATATTAAAAATTGCGCCCTTCACCTTGTCGGTCGTTGGTCGTGTCGTCTTGCCTGCCAATGTTTTCAGCGGTCTACCGCCATAATTTCCTGAAACTACTCTCATGAAAACAAT
The DNA window shown above is from Lactococcus sp. S-13 and carries:
- the rsmD gene encoding 16S rRNA (guanine(966)-N(2))-methyltransferase RsmD, with amino-acid sequence MRVVSGNYGGRPLKTLAGKTTRPTTDKVKGAIFNMIGPYFEGGRVLDLFAGSGGLAIEAISRGMDEAVLIEKDRAAQAVILENIKMTKETEKFQLLKMPAERALSHLTGQFDLILLDPPYAKEQIVQNLTFLQEQNLLTQAVTVVCETDKSVELPEQIGSLVLTKQKIYGISKISIYEF